Proteins found in one Zea mays cultivar B73 chromosome 1, Zm-B73-REFERENCE-NAM-5.0, whole genome shotgun sequence genomic segment:
- the LOC100217171 gene encoding 60S ribosomal protein L34 — protein MVQRLTYRKRHSYATKSNQTRVVKTPGGKLVYQYTKKRASGPKCPVTGKKIQGIPHLRPAEYKRSRLPRSRRTVNRPYGGVLSGIAVRERIIRAFLVEEQKIVKKVLKIQKTKDKTAAK, from the exons ATGGTGCAGCGCCTCACGTACCGGAAGCGTCACAGCTACGCTACGAAGTCCAACCAGACCCGAGTCGTCAAGACCCCAG GCGGGAAGCTTGTGTACCAGTACACCAAGAAGAGGGCGAGCGGGCCCAAGTGCCCCGTCACCGGGAAGAAAATCCAGGGG ATCCCTCACTTGAGGCCTGCTGAGTACAAAAGGTCCAGGTTGCCTAGGAGCCGCAGGACTGTGAACCGTCCTTATGGTGGAGTACTCTCTGGAATTGCTGTTAGGGAGAG AATCATTCGTGCTTTCTTGGTCGAGGAGCAGAAGATTGTCAAGAAGGTCCTGAAAATACAAAAAACCAAGGACAAGACAGCTGCAAAGTAA
- the LOC103643272 gene encoding transcription factor JUNGBRUNNEN 1 translates to MEERNGTNMEKSDEILMPGFRFHPTDEELVSFYLKRKVQQKPISIELIRQLDIYKYDPWDLPKLASTGEKEWYFYCPRDRKYRNSVRPNRVTAAGFWKATGTDRPIYSSEGTKCVGLKKSLVFYKGRAARGMKTDWMMHEFRLPSLADPSLPKRPIDKTIPLNDSWTICRIFKKTSSLAQRALSHTWGPPLLGATEADDMINALQSVQASEFALESSLQVAPAAPAAGQFSSRHGLHVHGQHQQKKGTNSPSLDGSSSCKLINFTSSSPSEEGRPQSLSFPVTFPFEVQGTHKTAAAAPVFFGAHPDHHLGGFVVDSSADVNGGIVGGRSQDSSTRKPSNNGFSTSSGDWETAGRVSFPFDLGADSSEEWRCNIPWESLLTPAAVQAELLPH, encoded by the exons ATGGAGGAGAGGAATGGCACCAACATGGAGAAGTCAGATGAGATCCTGATGCCGGGTTTCCGGTTTCATCCCACCGACGAAGAGCTGGTCAGTTTCTACCTCAAGAGGAAGGTCCAGCAAAAGCCTATCTCCATCGAGCTGATCAGGCAGCTGGACATATACAAGTACGACCCGTGGGATCTCCCAA AGCTTGCGAGCACCGGTGAGAAGGAGTGGTACTTCTACTGCCCAAGGGATCGGAAATACCGCAACAGCGTAAGACCAAACAGAGTGACGGCAGCCGGTTTCTGGAAGGCCACAGGGACAGACAGGCCGATCTACTCCTCCGAGGGCACCAAGTGCGTGGGCCTGAAGAAGTCCCTCGTGTTCTACAAAGGGAGAGCGGCGAGAGGGATGAAGACCGACTGGATGATGCACGAGTTCAGGCTCCCTTCGCTCGCCGATCCCTCGCTCCCCAAGCGTCCGATCGACAAGACCATTCCACTCAAT GACTCGTGGACTATCTGTAGGATCTTCAAGAAAACCAGTTCGCTGGCGCAACGAGCGCTGTCGCACACCTGGGGGCCCCCACTGCTGGGGGCAACAGAGGCAGATGATATGATCAACGCGTTGCAGTCAGTGCAGGCTTCAGAATTCGCTCTCGAGAGCTCACTGCAGGTTGCACCGGCTGCGCCTGCAGCAGGCCAGTTCAGCAGCAGGCATGGCTTGCATGTTCATGGCCAGCACCAGCAGAAGAAGGGTACCAACAGCCCGTCTCTGGACGGCTCCTCCTCATGCAAGCTCATCAACTTCACCAGCAGCAGCCCATCCGAGGAGGGACGACCCCAGAGCTTGAGCTTCCCAGTCACCTTCCCCTTTGAAGTGCAAGGGACGCACAAGACTGCAGCCGCCGCGCCAGTCTTCTTCGGCGCGCATCCTGATCATCACCTCGGTGGGTTCGTTGTCGACTCTTCTGCCGATGTCAATGGCGGCATCGTCGGTGGCAGGAGCCAGGACTCGTCCACCAGGAAGCCCAGCAATAATGGCTTCAGCACCAGCAGCGGTGACTGGGAAACTGCGGGGAGGGTCAGCTTCCCTTTTGATCTGGGTGCAGATTCTTCAGAGGAGTGGAGGTGCAACATACCCTGGGAGTCCTTGCTGACCCCGGCTGCTGTCCAGGCTGAGCTGCTGCCACACTAG